AGTTGTAACCGGTAGCCCGGCTTGTAGGCCATGTTGTTGCATAGCAGCAGTTTGGGGTTGCATAAAGCGGTTGTAAATTACAAATTCCGCCAAGGTGTGTAATGCGTAACCACCTAATTACAAGCATTTAGCCAATGTAGCTCAGTGGTAGAGCAACGGTTTCGTAAACCGTAGGTCGTCGGTTCAATCCCGACCATTGGCTCCATCTAATAATCAAGGAGTTACATCGAATCCACGGGCTGGTAATAAAGATTAAGTTTGCTTTTTTCTGACATTTTTCTGACACTCTGGACGATGATCTCGAAAAACAAGCCAATTACAATCAAACGGGGATTTGTCACCGTGAAAATCTACCGCACCAGATCGGCCCTCGGCTACGAGTCCTTCCAAATGGCTGACTACTCCTCCGGCCGGCGGAAAATTCGCACCTTCAGCGATTTGCTTGAAGCAAAGAAAGAAGCCGGGCTCATCGCCGACCGGATGAGCCACGGAGATCTGGACGTGCTCACGCTGCGGAGCGAAGACCGGGCGGCCTATCTTCGGGCGGTCGAAGCGTTGCGTGGCACGGGCTTCCCCTTGGAAGTCGCCGCCGTCCAATTTGCAGAAGCGTCGAAAATACTCGGCGGTGATTCGATTATCGAAGCCGCCCGCTTCTACGCCAAAAGGCACCCGGCGAAGCTTCCAAAGAAACTCGTTTCCGAGGTGGTCGTTGAACTCGTTGAGGCCAAGAAAACGGCCGGCCTGGGCGACCGCTACCTTAACGATTTGCGATATCGCCTTGGCAAGTTTGAGACTTCCTTTCACTGTCCGATCTCTTCCATCAGCGCAAGCCAGATTCAGGAGTTCCTCAACTCGATGAAGCTGTCGGCGCGCTCGTACATCAATTTTGTCCGGGTGATCGGGACGTTATTCCGATTTGCCAAACGGCGTGGCTATCTGCCGCGAGACCATGACGAGATGGACCATCTGGAAAAAGTGAAAGACCAGGGAGGAGAGATTTAAATCTTCGCCGTGGAAGAGATGGCTCGTTTACTCGGGGCCGCCACGAAGGAATTTCTGCCGGCTCTGGCGATCGGCGGATTCGCCGGGTTGCGCTCCCCCGAAATCGAACGATTAGAGTGGCAGGAGATCAATTTGGTGGAGCGTTTTATTGAGGTGAAGAAAGGCAAAAGCAAAACAGCGGCCCGTCGGCTGGTGCCAATCACGGATAACCTCGCAGCATGGCTGGGGCCTTATGCGAACTGCCGGGGCAGGGTTTGGCCAGGTGGCCACGATGATTTTTACGACGCCCAGCAGAGAACTGCCGAAGCCACCGCGACCGAGACCTTGGCCGCCGTCAAATGGAAGACCAATGCGTTGCGCCATTCGTTTATCTCGTACCGTTTGGCCACGGTGCAAAATGTGAATCAGGTCGCGTTGGAAGCGGGGAATTCACCACAGATGATTTTCAGGCATTATCGTGAACTGGTCCGACCGGCCGACGCCAAGAAGTGGTTCGCGATTGAGCCGTCCGGCAGTTCCAGCGATCATCCGACGCCAGCGGCGGCCACAGCGTAAGCTGGCATTGCTTCCGAGTGAGGAGAAGTCCTGCGCACGGCTTTTGAAAACACCGCGCGAAAAAGCGGTCCATCGCCATTTGCCCAAGCGCGCGCGCTTTGATTTTTCGGATCGATTCGGTGCCGTTCGGACTATCGGAAAATTTCTTGACGAAACAGTTGACGGATTGCGCGAAGCGTGCGGGACTGAATTTAGAAACGTTGCGCGGCGGTAAAACGCCGTACAGATCGCCATGGCCATCACGTTCAAGAAAGCTCCCGTTGTCCAGGAAGGCGACCCGATCACCAGCGCGCAACACAACGCGCTCGCCCAGGCTTTCAATGACCGCATCCTGAGCGGTCTGGGCGACTGCGCCTGGCGGATCATCTACTACATGTGCGGATGGATGCGCCAGATTCGCAATCCAAGCTTCAGCGGCGGAGGACCGATCGGCCTCTGGCCGTACGCCGATGAGTGGTTTCGGATTTACGCTTACCTGGACCCACGCAAGACCGGCGCGGAATGGCCCGTGACTCCGCCTGGCGAAGAAGAAGGCGTGAATCTGAACAGCCCAATCGGTGCTTTCGTCTTTGGAAACGATCGAGCGAATTTGCTCGCGGAAGATTTGCGGGTCGCGGATGGAAACGAGATTCTGCTGTGGTTGCCCAAACCTGCCGGTGTTTTCGGTCCACCCGAAACCGACGAAGAATTTTGGCTCCTGGCCAAGTATCAACGGGGCGCGTTCGATCCCGTTGCCAACGCCTACTTCACGCCAGCGCTGCGAGCGGCGCAGGAGCACGAAAAGATTCGGTATCATCCGAAACTGAGATACCTGAAATCTTACGGCGGCTTTCTTCCCACGCGCGAGGAGTGTCCAATGGGCTGCGGAGACGCGACAGCAGATCAACCGGAGACCCGACGGTTCAAAGTGTTCTTTACTCCACTTCCCGAAGCGCAAAGGCGGCGCGCGGAGGCGGGCCTGGAGCCCCTGCCTGTCAAAAATTACAGCGGCTTTTGTCCGTTCGGATCTCCCGGAGCAACCGAGTCCGACTGCAATGGCGCCTCCATCGCCGGGATCGGTTACGGAAAATTCTGGTATCGCATCTACGCCTGGGACGAAAACGGGAATGCCGTCGAAATCGAGAGGTTGAGCACCGCCGATTACATCGAGGGGCCGTACAAAGGCGGCGGCGTGATTTCCCATGATCAGGGTGAACAACTCAATCAAACCCTGAATTATTTCATCAAGAATTTCCGAGGCAGTGCGGCGCAGCGCGATTCGGAAGATTGGGATCCCGAATTGACCAGCTTTGATTTCGAGAAGTTCTTTTCCGGACAATACTTCCTGGCCCCGGCTCTCGGACGGATGGACAGTAACGGCGGGTTGGACGCAATTTACCCAGCCTTCCAAATCGCCGCTCCGGCTGGTGGTGCCGGTGTGCCTTCAGGAACCAAGGCCACCAAGCTCGAATCTGGCGCGACGTTTCACCAGATCGCTGGCGGCTTTGTCTTGGGCGGCGTATTTGCGGCGGCGGCTGGTCTGAAAGCGCCGGTCACGATTGAAGTGCTCGCGAATGACGCTCCAGTCCACACCTTCGATCTGACTCCGGACAACCAGAAGAACGCATCGAGCATCCGGTACTTCGACCAGGTCCCTGAAGCGGTCAAAGTATCGTTGCGCGTTGCTTCTACAGCCGATTTGGCTCCGGGCGGAAGGCTCCATTTCGAGATCGCCGAGTTGTGGAAAATGAAGCCGAGTGTTCCCGACGCTTACGCGGT
This sequence is a window from Verrucomicrobiota bacterium. Protein-coding genes within it:
- a CDS encoding site-specific integrase, whose product is MARLLGAATKEFLPALAIGGFAGLRSPEIERLEWQEINLVERFIEVKKGKSKTAARRLVPITDNLAAWLGPYANCRGRVWPGGHDDFYDAQQRTAEATATETLAAVKWKTNALRHSFISYRLATVQNVNQVALEAGNSPQMIFRHYRELVRPADAKKWFAIEPSGSSSDHPTPAAATA